A window from Leuconostoc mesenteroides subsp. mesenteroides encodes these proteins:
- a CDS encoding leucine--tRNA ligase, translating to MAYDHKSIEAKWQKYWDEHETFRAPDSSEKDKYYVMDMFPYPSGQGLHVGHPEGYTATDIMSRYKRAKGFNVLHPMGWDAFGLPAEQYAIKTGNNPASFTNKNVQVFKNQIKSLGFSIDWSREINTTDPEYYKWSQWIFEKLYEKGLAYEDEMMVNWAPDFPGGGIVVANEEVIDGKTERGGYPVYRKPMKQWVLRITAYADRLLEDLEDLDWPEAIKEQQRHWIGKSIGASVFFNVVDSDQQIEVYTTRPDTLFGAQYMVLSPEHELVDAITTSEQREAITNYKKEVETKSDLERTDLNKDKSGAFTGAYATNPINGEKLPIWIADYVLSSYGTGAIMAVPAHDDRDWEFAKKFNLPIKAVIEGGDVEAAAYTDDGTHINSGFLDGLNKQEAIDESISWLEEHNAGHQQINYRLRDWIFSRQRYWGEPIPVIHWEDGTQTLVPESELPLRLPEMTQEQLKPSGTGESPLANATDWLNVTRKDGVKGRRETNTMPQWAGSSWYFLRYVDPHNSEALADPEKLKYWMNVDLYVGGAEHAVLHLLYARFWHKFLYDLGVVPTKEPFQKLVNQGMILGENHEKMSKSKGNVVNPDEIVNNYGADTLRVYEMFMGPLTQSKPWSEDGVAGSRRWLDRVWRLLVDEEDKLRDHVTTVNTGNLDKIYHQTVKKVSEDLENMRFNTAISQLMVFVNEAYKSESLPVQYMDGFVQMLAPIAPHLAEELWSKLGHKEDISYVSWPTYDESQLVEDSVEIIFQVNGKVRGKATVARNIDKDAMFDYAKADENVQNFISGKEIRKIIAIPGKFVNIVVG from the coding sequence ATGGCATACGATCACAAATCCATTGAAGCCAAGTGGCAAAAATATTGGGATGAACATGAGACGTTCAGAGCACCTGATTCATCAGAAAAAGACAAGTATTACGTTATGGACATGTTTCCGTATCCTTCCGGACAAGGACTACATGTTGGGCACCCTGAGGGTTATACAGCAACTGATATTATGAGTCGCTATAAGCGTGCTAAAGGGTTCAATGTTTTGCATCCAATGGGATGGGACGCATTTGGATTACCTGCGGAGCAATATGCAATTAAAACAGGTAATAATCCAGCCAGCTTTACCAACAAAAATGTTCAAGTGTTTAAAAATCAAATTAAGTCACTTGGGTTTTCAATTGATTGGTCACGTGAAATCAACACAACTGACCCTGAATACTATAAATGGTCACAATGGATTTTTGAAAAATTATACGAAAAAGGCTTAGCCTATGAAGATGAAATGATGGTTAACTGGGCGCCTGATTTTCCAGGTGGTGGTATTGTTGTCGCCAATGAAGAAGTCATTGATGGAAAAACAGAGCGTGGTGGTTATCCAGTGTATCGCAAGCCAATGAAGCAATGGGTTTTGCGCATTACAGCTTATGCTGATCGTTTACTTGAAGATTTGGAAGATTTAGATTGGCCAGAAGCTATTAAGGAACAACAACGTCACTGGATTGGAAAGTCAATTGGTGCTTCTGTATTTTTCAATGTTGTAGATTCAGATCAACAAATTGAAGTTTATACTACACGACCAGATACATTATTTGGTGCTCAGTATATGGTTCTATCACCAGAGCATGAGCTAGTAGATGCAATCACTACATCAGAGCAAAGAGAAGCCATTACCAACTATAAAAAAGAAGTAGAAACTAAATCTGATTTGGAACGAACAGATTTGAACAAAGATAAGAGCGGAGCCTTTACAGGTGCTTATGCTACTAATCCAATTAATGGTGAGAAGTTACCTATTTGGATTGCTGACTATGTTTTGTCTTCTTACGGTACTGGTGCTATCATGGCTGTTCCAGCTCATGATGATCGTGATTGGGAATTTGCTAAAAAGTTTAATTTGCCAATTAAAGCTGTTATTGAAGGTGGAGATGTTGAAGCAGCTGCATACACCGATGATGGCACACACATTAACTCTGGCTTCTTAGATGGATTAAATAAACAAGAAGCTATCGATGAATCTATTAGCTGGTTGGAAGAACATAATGCGGGTCATCAACAAATTAACTATCGCTTGCGTGATTGGATCTTTTCACGTCAACGTTATTGGGGTGAACCTATTCCAGTTATTCATTGGGAAGATGGTACACAAACGCTTGTTCCTGAATCAGAATTGCCATTGCGTCTACCAGAAATGACACAAGAACAATTAAAACCTTCTGGAACGGGAGAATCACCATTAGCTAATGCTACTGATTGGCTAAATGTTACTCGTAAAGATGGTGTTAAGGGGCGTCGTGAGACCAATACCATGCCGCAGTGGGCTGGTTCATCATGGTATTTCTTACGTTACGTTGATCCGCATAATTCAGAGGCGTTGGCTGATCCTGAAAAATTAAAGTACTGGATGAATGTTGATTTGTATGTTGGCGGTGCAGAACATGCTGTTTTGCATTTATTGTATGCACGTTTTTGGCATAAGTTCTTATATGATTTAGGTGTTGTACCAACTAAAGAGCCGTTCCAAAAGTTAGTTAACCAAGGCATGATCTTAGGCGAAAACCATGAAAAAATGTCTAAATCTAAAGGGAACGTTGTCAATCCTGATGAAATTGTTAACAATTACGGCGCAGATACATTACGTGTATATGAGATGTTCATGGGGCCATTGACACAGAGCAAGCCTTGGTCTGAAGATGGTGTTGCGGGATCGCGTCGTTGGCTAGATCGTGTGTGGCGGTTGCTAGTTGATGAAGAAGATAAGTTACGTGATCATGTAACAACGGTCAACACAGGAAACTTAGATAAAATCTATCACCAAACAGTTAAAAAGGTTTCGGAAGATTTGGAGAATATGCGATTTAACACGGCTATTTCTCAATTAATGGTTTTTGTTAATGAAGCTTATAAATCAGAATCTTTACCTGTTCAGTACATGGATGGTTTCGTTCAAATGTTAGCACCAATTGCACCACACTTAGCGGAAGAGCTATGGTCAAAACTCGGGCATAAAGAGGACATTAGTTATGTTTCATGGCCAACTTATGATGAAAGTCAGCTTGTTGAAGACAGTGTAGAAATTATTTTCCAAGTAAATGGTAAAGTACGAGGTAAAGCCACTGTTGCTCGTAACATTGATAAAGATGCTATGTTCGACTATGCGAAAGCTGATGAAAATGTCCAAAACTTTATTTCTGGTAAGGAAATTCGCAAAATAATTGCTATTCCTGGTAAGTTTGTTAATATTGTGGTAGGTTAA
- a CDS encoding oligosaccharide flippase family protein: MTNDQRPEKVNGNNSRVDKTDVDGKTLTADEILSLAGRHLQEKRNLGPEARWKSRSHVNMSQPTEQEILMIKEKNVRARQKIIKKKPSLQVPEQLSTSDSHLEKQPTIQESNQATLIKGSAWLSVGNMVSRVLGVVYLIPWMAMLGNYGTRANGLFNQGYTIYAIFLAIATFGIPAAISKVVAELAAKNDVYRSRQLTRQSMALGILLGIVFGLILYFAAPVLSNNNADVIPVLHSLAPAVAIFPLMSMIRGLFQGHQLMSISAMSQVIEQIARVVYMLVMAVIVLKANPDNWTGVVVQSTFAAFIGAIFSMLVLMWGWVKYRHILSRPVQDTAKHEKSGTLSLVLNILKESWPFIIIGSAITLFQAVDQYTFFSIMNHFFAISKSDLLEKFSLFSANPNKLIMIIVPFSTSIAATALPMLSGSKAALTYETIQDQLKQVLKLFSLIMLPSALGMYAIAEPLYKMFYPIEASNQEGIYMLQYSTILALVFSLFMLLAFVLQALSEVKIVMKAFFVGIIIKITLQIPLIRYFEGMGALMTSVIGMCISILYMLDFLQKVYGVSFSMIGKELWQMFMASALMSIVAYIIVFIMGNFIFPVDTKFSVTVTTVSAVLIGGTLLIIMYLRMGLGDELLGRRMRYIPKILQPER, translated from the coding sequence ATGACGAATGATCAACGTCCAGAAAAAGTCAACGGTAATAATAGTCGCGTTGATAAAACAGATGTTGACGGTAAAACGTTAACGGCTGATGAAATTTTATCATTGGCAGGACGGCACCTACAAGAAAAACGTAATCTGGGACCGGAAGCGAGATGGAAATCGCGTAGCCATGTGAATATGTCGCAGCCAACAGAACAAGAAATTTTGATGATCAAAGAGAAAAATGTTCGTGCGCGACAAAAAATTATCAAAAAGAAACCTAGTTTGCAAGTTCCAGAACAATTGTCTACTTCTGATAGCCATCTTGAAAAACAACCAACGATACAAGAAAGCAATCAAGCAACACTAATTAAAGGTTCGGCGTGGTTGTCTGTTGGCAACATGGTTTCTCGCGTATTGGGTGTTGTATACTTAATTCCGTGGATGGCCATGCTTGGTAACTACGGGACAAGAGCAAATGGTTTATTTAATCAAGGGTATACCATCTATGCAATTTTTTTGGCGATAGCTACATTTGGTATTCCTGCAGCCATTTCAAAAGTAGTTGCAGAATTGGCTGCTAAAAACGATGTTTATCGGTCAAGACAATTAACAAGGCAATCAATGGCCTTGGGTATTTTACTAGGCATAGTATTTGGTTTGATTTTGTACTTTGCTGCTCCTGTCTTATCCAATAATAATGCTGATGTTATTCCAGTACTGCATTCTTTAGCACCGGCGGTAGCCATTTTTCCTCTAATGTCAATGATTCGTGGCTTATTTCAAGGACATCAATTAATGAGCATATCGGCCATGTCGCAGGTTATAGAACAAATTGCTCGGGTTGTTTACATGCTAGTAATGGCAGTTATTGTGTTAAAAGCTAACCCAGATAATTGGACTGGTGTAGTTGTGCAATCAACTTTTGCAGCCTTTATTGGTGCCATTTTTAGTATGTTGGTACTGATGTGGGGATGGGTAAAGTATCGTCATATATTATCCCGACCAGTACAGGATACGGCAAAACACGAAAAATCTGGAACATTAAGCCTAGTGCTAAATATTCTGAAAGAATCATGGCCATTCATTATTATCGGTTCTGCTATAACACTGTTTCAAGCTGTTGATCAGTACACATTCTTTAGCATAATGAACCACTTTTTTGCCATCTCTAAATCAGATTTATTGGAAAAGTTTTCACTCTTTAGTGCGAATCCCAATAAGCTTATAATGATTATCGTACCTTTTTCAACTAGTATAGCGGCGACGGCATTACCAATGTTATCTGGTAGTAAAGCTGCGTTAACTTATGAAACGATTCAAGATCAATTAAAGCAGGTGTTGAAGTTATTTTCTTTGATTATGTTGCCCAGTGCTTTGGGCATGTATGCAATTGCGGAACCCTTATATAAAATGTTCTATCCAATTGAAGCCTCAAATCAAGAAGGTATTTACATGTTGCAATACTCAACAATCTTAGCATTGGTGTTCAGTTTGTTTATGTTACTTGCTTTCGTATTACAAGCTCTTTCAGAAGTTAAAATTGTTATGAAAGCATTCTTTGTTGGTATTATCATTAAAATTACTTTGCAAATTCCATTGATACGCTATTTTGAAGGTATGGGTGCTTTGATGACGAGTGTGATTGGTATGTGTATTTCAATTCTCTATATGCTAGACTTTTTGCAAAAGGTTTATGGTGTATCATTTAGTATGATTGGCAAAGAACTATGGCAAATGTTTATGGCTTCAGCCTTAATGTCTATTGTTGCCTATATTATTGTCTTTATTATGGGTAACTTTATTTTCCCAGTGGATACAAAGTTCTCGGTTACTGTGACAACAGTTAGTGCAGTCTTGATTGGTGGCACTTTGTTAATCATAATGTATTTGCGGATGGGATTGGGAGATGAGTTATTAGGTCGACGAATGCGTTATATTCCTAAAATATTACAACCAGAGCGATGA